DNA sequence from the Sulfurimonas sp. HSL3-7 genome:
TTCCGAAAAATGCGCGCATTGTGCGGAATCTTATTCAGGGTGCGCTCTACATTCATGATCACCTGGTCCACTTCTACCACCTTCATGCACTGGACTTTGTCGATGTTGTGTCCGCACTCTCGGCCGATCCGGCCAAAGCAGCAGAAGAAGCCAGAAAATGGGCATCTGTTGCCGGCGAGGCTCCCTATACGGACGGTCAAGGCGAATTTAAAGAGATACAAGACCGGGTAACAAAATTCGTAAAACAGGGACGTTTGGGTATCTTCGGTAACGGTTATTGGGGAAACAAGCACTACAAATTGACCCCGGAACAAAATCTGATCGGTGTGGCACACTATCTCAAAGCACTCGATATTCAGCGCGATCTTGCAAAAATGCAGGCGATCTTCGGGGGTAAAAACCCGCATCCGCAATCCATCGTCGTCGGTGGGGTCACCTGTGTTCAGGATATTCAGAACCCGGCACGTATCGCACTGTTCAAACAGCTGTTGAAAGACGGGACCAAGTTTATCAAACAGGCGTATCTGCCGGATGTCTATATGGCGGGAACCATGTATGCCGATGAAGCGACGGATTCCAAGGCGACTTTTACGGAACTGATCGAAGGCAAAGGGGTCGGCGGCACCGGCGGCGGTTTGCTGAACTACATGAGTTATGGCGATTTTCGGTTGGATGATACCGGTTTCTATAAGGCAAAAACACTCTTTCCAAGCGGCATTGTTTACGGCGGCGATCTCTCAAAGGTGGAGGATGTCGATCCGGAGAAAATTGCTGAAGATGTTACACACTCATGGTATGAAGGAAGTGAACCGCTCCACCCGTATGACGGGCAGACAATTCCTGATTATACCGGACTGGATAAACGCGAGGACGGTATTGCCTATCTTAAAACAGACGAGAAATACAGCTGGATCAAGTCACCGATCTACAATGACACCCGTGTTGAGGTCGGACCGCTTGCCCGTATGATCGTCGGTGTGGCGCGTAAAGATGAACGTATTACGAAATATGTGATGAACTTCTTAAAACGCGGAAACCTCCCTGTCGGTGTACTCTTCAGTACTGTCGGACGAACAGCGGGGCGTGCTATTGAGACCGAGTTGATGGCAGACGCCATGGTAGAATGGGTAGATGAATTGGCAGCAAATGTGCTCAGCGGTGATCTGAGCACCTGGACAGAGTTTGATTTTGAGAGTGTCAGTGTTGAAACAAAAGGGATGGGACTCGCTGAAGCACCGCGCGGTTCGCTGGGTCATTGGGTCCGTGTAGAAAACGGAAAAGTCGCCAATTACCAGGCCGTGGTGCCGTCAACATGGAATGCATCGCCCCGAGACTACAAAGGACGTATGGGGGCCTATGAAGCGAGCTTGATCGGTACCATCGTTGCCGACCCTGAACAGCCTTTGGAAATCATACGCACTATCCACAGTTTCGATCCGTGTATTGCCTGTGCCGTGCACGTCGTCGATACCAAGGGTAAAGAGCTAGGTGTCTATAAAATAGATACTCAGTGCAGTATCTAAGGAGGCTGTTATGAGCTCAGGACACAAACAAGTCAAGCGGATGACCGCTTTTATGCGGATCAACCACTGGACGGTCGCGATCTGTATGGTTGCCGCCGTTCTGACGGGCCTCTATATCGGTCATCCCTATTATCAAAGTTTTATGGCCGACCCGGCCGTCACAAAGTATGTGATGGCATGGAACCGATGGATCCACTTCATGTCTGCAATCATTTTCGATGTCAGCAGTGTCGTAGTCGCCTATCTCTATTTCTTCTCAAGATTTGAAAAGCCTTATAAGAAGTTGATCCCTTCCGGCGGGAATATCAAAGAGTTTTTGGCGGTTTTCATCAATCTTTTAACCCTTAACAGGGTGAAAAAGTTCGATTCGTCGCATGCGGACAGCTTTAACGCCGTCTTCTTTTTTATCTTTCACCTGATGCTGGTATGGATGCTGCTAAGCGGACTTCAGATGTACGTGCACGGACTGGCATCGGGCATCAGTTCTATCGGCGGGTGGTGGCCGGCACTGCTGCATTTTGCTACCGACTGGACGGTGAGCGTATGCGGCGGATCGCTTATGGATGTCAGAATATGCCATCACTACAGCATGTATGCCATTATCGCCTGGGTCATGTTCCATGTCTACTACCAGATCTGGCGCACGATCTTCTGGAAAGAGGGCGACA
Encoded proteins:
- a CDS encoding cytochrome b/b6 domain-containing protein produces the protein MSSGHKQVKRMTAFMRINHWTVAICMVAAVLTGLYIGHPYYQSFMADPAVTKYVMAWNRWIHFMSAIIFDVSSVVVAYLYFFSRFEKPYKKLIPSGGNIKEFLAVFINLLTLNRVKKFDSSHADSFNAVFFFIFHLMLVWMLLSGLQMYVHGLASGISSIGGWWPALLHFATDWTVSVCGGSLMDVRICHHYSMYAIIAWVMFHVYYQIWRTIFWKEGDIAIVIGGSKFVRDEKR
- a CDS encoding nickel-dependent hydrogenase large subunit, with protein sequence MSKKHIVVDPITRIEGHLRIEAVIDENNRIVDAYSASTMFRGIETILQGRDPRDCGLLAMRICGVCTGTHYQRSIEAVEDAFDITIPKNARIVRNLIQGALYIHDHLVHFYHLHALDFVDVVSALSADPAKAAEEARKWASVAGEAPYTDGQGEFKEIQDRVTKFVKQGRLGIFGNGYWGNKHYKLTPEQNLIGVAHYLKALDIQRDLAKMQAIFGGKNPHPQSIVVGGVTCVQDIQNPARIALFKQLLKDGTKFIKQAYLPDVYMAGTMYADEATDSKATFTELIEGKGVGGTGGGLLNYMSYGDFRLDDTGFYKAKTLFPSGIVYGGDLSKVEDVDPEKIAEDVTHSWYEGSEPLHPYDGQTIPDYTGLDKREDGIAYLKTDEKYSWIKSPIYNDTRVEVGPLARMIVGVARKDERITKYVMNFLKRGNLPVGVLFSTVGRTAGRAIETELMADAMVEWVDELAANVLSGDLSTWTEFDFESVSVETKGMGLAEAPRGSLGHWVRVENGKVANYQAVVPSTWNASPRDYKGRMGAYEASLIGTIVADPEQPLEIIRTIHSFDPCIACAVHVVDTKGKELGVYKIDTQCSI